GATGGGGTTGCAAAAGTTGGCTTTACCACAAAGGATCAAGCACTTGAGAACTTCAAGAATTCGATGACCGGTAACCCCGAAATTGTCGAACAGCTTGATGGTCAAAATCCGCTTCCTGCTTCGATCGATGTTGAACTTTCTGAAGCACAACAGGTTGAAACGGTGGCAAGCCAGATCGAATCGAATGCCACGTTTAAGAAGATTGCCGACAATGCCGACGATCCGTCTGATTCGCTGAAATATGGTCAGAAGACGGTCGAAAAGCTTTTCACGGTAACCAATTACATACGCTATGTGGGTATGGCCCTAGTCGCGCTGCTGATCTTTATCGCCTTCGTATTTATCAACAATACGATTCGTCTATCGATTCTTGCGCGCCGCAAAGAGATTGCCATCATGCGTCTGGTAGGTGCTTCGAATAACTTCATTCGTGGGCCATTTTTGATGGAGGGTGCGCTCCACGCGATTATCGGTGCTGGCTTTGCCATGCTCGTGATGGAAGTACTGCATCGCGTAGCAATGCCGCAGATGCAGAGCGCACTACCGTGGCTGCCGGTGAGCGTTCCGGAATCTTCCTTCCTTATGATTTATTTGACTCTTCTGGTAAGCGGTCTGCTCATTGGTCTGCTTGGCTCCACGTTGGCTATGCGTCGTTACTTGAAGGTGTAATACTGAAGGCGTAGCGCAGCTTACAAAGGGGGCTTAAAGCCGATGTTGCGCAAAACGCGCGATAGCGCATCATATAGTGAAAAACACAATCTCAGGCTGATCAAATTCATGGTCAGCCTGCTGTGCATTGTTCTTGCCTTTGTGGGTGGGTTTATCCTGCGCGGTAACGACGCGGTGCTTGATCGTTTGGGTATGCGTAATACGTCTGGTTCAGGTGACCTCAACCCCGGTATGACGGTATCTGGTAATACGTATGATTCCCTTTCAGCACGAGTTGCCGAAATACAGGGCATCTTAAATAAGGAAAGCGTCGATTCTTACGATCTCGATGCGACAACCAGCAATGTTTTAAACGCATTAACGTCCTCAACGAATGATTCGTTCGTGCATTATTACGATGCCACTCATTACGCAACGTATCTTAAGGACGTTTCGGCAAATTATGCAGGGGTTGGCATCCTCTTTTCAGAACGCAAAGGCAAGGCATTTGCCGTTGACGTATTTAACGGGTCAGAAGCAGAGTCAGTCGGTGTGCAAGAAGGCGACTACGTCGTATCGATTGACGGCGATAGAGGAACCGATGGTGTGTGGACCGCAGCCGAAGCAACGAAAGCGGTAACGCGCGAAGCGGGCTCTTCGGTTGTTATTACTTTTCGCCGCCCATCTAGTCCTGATGCTGATGGCGGATCTGAATATACGGTTACCTTGTCGTGCACTCGCTATGACGAACCGAATGTCACCACCGAATTGATTGATTCAGTGGGGTACATCAAGCTTACTCAGATTACGCAAAATTCTGATTCTTTGGTACTTGATGCTATCACCGACCTGGCGGACTCAGGTGCGCAGTCGTATGTGTTTGATATTCGCGATAATCCCGGCGGCTATCTCACGCAAGCGGTTGATTTGGCATCGCTTTTTGTGAAAAGCGGTATTGCTGTTCAGATTAATACCAAGAGTGCTCAAACGAACCGAACAGTTACTGGCAATACAGCTACTGATGCGCCACTAGTCCTGCTGGTGAACAGAAATACTGCTGGTACGGCTGAGGTGCTTGCTGGTGCTCTGCAGGACAATAAACGTGCAACGCTTATTGGCGTGCAGAGCATGGGCAAGGGGTCGGTCCAGTCTGTTAAAGAACTGTCGTTTGGTGGTGCACTGCGCTATACCTCAGCTTATTATTTGACTCCCTTAGGCTACACGATCGACAAAGTTGGGATTGCACCTGATGTGCAGGTACAGCCTGGAGATGATGATTCGGTTGACACCCAGAAAAATCTTGCAGTCGAGACTGCTCAGTCGCTTGTGCGCGAATAGAGGCATGCGCTTCACTACGTGCGGCTTTTCGCTGCTATAATGGCGCGATGATTACGAGATTGCGAAAGCCATCAGGGCAGGTGTAATCAATAGATAACAAAGAACCACAGGAAGAAAAGGAAGATGCAATGAACGAAGAGCAGCTTTCATTCCTCGAAACTATGGTAGCAACACCTTCGGTAACGGGATGCGAGCACCTGGTTGCAAGTCTTGTTCGAGAGCGCTTAGCCGATGTCGCTGATGAAATCGATACCGATGTCATGGGCTCGGTGCATGCACGCGTGCGGGGGACAGGTGTTCCCAACGACGCAGCATTATCTGCACAGACAGATGGCGGAGCTTCTGGTGAAGAAGCGGCAGGCGTGACGAATGAGGCCGAGACAGCAGGCGTGACGAATGAGACCGCTGCGGCAACAGCATCAGATGAAGTCACCGCGGCAACAGCATCAGATGAAGCAGCACCCCGTGTTCCTTCGGTTTTAATTGCTGCTCACATGGATGAGATTGGCCTTATGGTCAATTACATTTCTGACGAGGGTTTTCTCAGTGTAAAACCGGTTGGTGGTGTTGACGCTGGTCTGCTTCCTGGATTGCGGGTGGATGTGCACACTGACGAAGGAGCCCTGCGCGGAGTTGTTGGCCGCCAACCAATTCATTTGGTACCTGCCGATGAACGCAAGCAGGTGGCTCCTTTCGAAAAGCTTGTTATTGATCTTGGTATGCCGGCTGATATGGTTAAACAGCGCGTACAGATAGGCGATACCGTAACGTACGGAGTTGGCTTTGAGCGCTTCGGCGATGGTATGGCCGTGTCGCGTGCCTTTGACGATAAAGCAGGCGTTTTTATTGGGATTGGCGTAGCGTGCGAACTGGCACGCGGTCCACGTGCAGCGGCTGATTTCATTCTTGCTGCTACCGTACAGGAAGAAATCGGTTTGCGCGGTGGACTCACGAGCGCTTACAGCGTGGATGCCGATGTGTGCCTGGCTTTCGATGTAACGCATGCCACTGATTATCCCGGTATTGATAAGGCAAAACACGGCAACATTGTCTGTGGCGGTGGACCGGTTATTGCGCGGGGTCCGAATATCAATCCTGTTGTCTTTAATCGTCTTGTCGCAGCAGCGCAGGCTGAAGGAATTGATTATCAGATAGAAGCTGAACCGGGTGTAACCGGCACCGATGCAGGGGAAATGCAGATTCAACGTGGAGGTAAAGCATGCGGATTGGTGTCGTTGCCACTGCGCTATATGCATACCCCGACGGAAGTCATCAATCTGTCCGATGTGGATGGCTGTATTAAGCTTCTTGCGCGGTTCATTCGCGATTTAGATGCTGACGTTTCGTTTGTGCCGGGGATGTAAACGATGGCGCGCGAAGAAAAACTTATCGCGCGGAACCGATCGGCGCGTCATGAATATGAAGTGCTTTCGACGTACGAGTGCGGCATTCAGCTTGCAGGCACCGAGGTCTGTTCCCTGCGCGAAAACAATGCTCAGCTCACCGATTGCTTTGCGTTGGTGCGGCGCGGAGAAGTGTGGTTGATGAATCTTCATATCGCACCGTACAGTCACGGCAACCTTGCGAATCGCGACCCTGATCGCAATCGTAAACTCCTCTTGCATCGTAACGAAATACGGACGCTGCAAGAGCAGACGCGCGAACGTGGTCGAGCTCTTATCCCGCTGAAGATGTACTTTGCAAAGAATGGTTTGGTTAAAGTTGAGCTTGCGGTATGCCGTGGTAAGAAGCTTTATGACAAGCGTCAGGATTTGCGTCGACGGGATGCCGCACGCGAAGTTGAGAGAACACTTAAAGAGCGAAGTCGCTATTAACTGCTGTTGCTGTGAATATGACGTGTCAGCTGGCAGGATCCTGAGAGATACTGAGACACGATAGGAGACGCTATGTCTGCCACACATGAAGATACCGAGCAAGAGGTTGTCTACGTCTATGTCGATGAAGACGGCAATGAAATCGAGGTATCCGACGACGATCTCGAGGACTATGAAGTCGTTGAAGAATATGAAGAGGAATATGAGCAGGACGAAGAAGAGTTAGAAGAAGGGGAAGAGAGGGGCGGAGACAGCTCTGCAAAATCTGCAGGCGAGGATAATCCACTTTCCTACGATAACGTTCAGGAGACAACTGATAATCTCAACGATATTGCTCGCGAAGGGGTTGCTGCAGCGCGTGAACTCAAGGAAACCTACGACGACATAAAAGGGCTCTTCAGCATCGGCAATTGGCTCAAGTAATTTGTTCTTTATCTTGCAGTTTGCGTAGGTATGAAAAAGGATATCGACCTACATCAACACCCCTTTATTGGGCGCATATTTTGTCCTTTACCTCATATGCGGCCTGATGTGTCCAAGAAATCGTCCGGAGACCACCTCTTGTTTGATTTGATCCAAGCATGAAAAAACCGCCCGGTAGGGCGGTTTTACGTGAACGATAAAAGTTCTTTACGGTAAGACTTCGACGCTTAACAGCAAAGTTTCAAAGCGCTTAGTCCTTATGCGCGCTCAACCTTTCCAGCTTTCAGGCATTTCGTGCAGACGTTAGCCTTGCGAACGCGACCCTTGTCATCTTTGATGGTGACGCGCTGAACATTCGGGTGGAACATACGATTAGTCACGCGATGTGAATGGCTCACATTTCGCCCAGCGACGGGGGTCTTGCCACATACTTCACAAACCTTGGACATTCGAATCACTCCAGACGATATGATTTCAGCTTGCCTTTATAAGGCACTAAGCGTTTCAAAAACAGCTTACGAAATATACCATGGAAGCGCTTTGGTGGCCAAATCATTTTCCTATTGTGTGACAGCGCATTCACGGTTCCTTCGCAAATGGCTTGTGGAGAACCACGTGATAACAGGTCAAAGGGCAAGAGGAGGGTGTCCATGCGCTATACTGGGCAATCGAACTTATAGGATGTAACAATAACGCGCGCATCATGAAAGGATGATCGCATGGCGGAATCGATTACCGGCGATCTGCATGTCGCCAATGACGTTTTAGCTGACTTGGTAGGTAACGCAGCGCTCTCGTGCTATGGCGTAGTGGGCATGGCTGCGCCAACAGCAGCTGATGGTATTGCCAAAATCCTGCCCGCGAGCCGTCTGCGCCGTGGTGTCGTGGTTGATACGAGCCAAGCAGGCGTGCATGTAGATCTGTATGTCGTTATTGAATACGGCACAAACATCAACACGGTTTCACAAAACCTTATTGAAGCGGTGACGTTTGCCCTTACCAACTATGCTCAAGTGCCTCTTGCGGGTGTGGACGTGCATGTCCAGGGTGTCAAGGTGCGTAAATAGGCAACGTTTAAATGCGGTGCCTGTCGGTTTAAGCAGCACCGTTTCGCAAGGAGAGAACAACAACATGGCAGAAACCTATACGACCAACGACATTCTCAATGCCATAGCAGCTGCGAGTAAGGCGTTGGGCGAGCGCAAAGATGAGGTTAATCGCCTCAATGTCTTTCCCGTGCCCGATGGCGATACGGGAACAAACATGTCGCTTACGGTGAAGATGGTTGTCGATAATCTGGCCGCTCTTCCCATTGGCGCCTCGGGGGCTGATATACGGCGTGCAATCACTACCGGTGCGCTTATGGGCGCGCGTGGTAATTCGGGTGTTATTACTTCGCAAATACTGCGTGGCCTCTGCGAAGGGGCCGCCGAATGCGAAGCGTTTGACGTGCCCTCGATTGATCATGCGTTTGATACCGCATCTACCACGGCGTTTCAGGCTGTTCGCAAGCCAGTTGAAGGTACCATTCTCACGGTTTTGAAGGATACCGCTGCTGCTGCACATCGTGCCAACAAGAAGAAAATGCCGCTTGAAGAGGCACTTTCCTTTATTGTGAGCGAAGCATACGCATCGGTACAGCGCACACCCGACCTACTCGCAGTGCTGAAGGAAAACAACGTTGTCGATGCAGGTGGATTTGGCCTTGCCATCTTGATAGACAGCTTTGTTGCCGCCCTAACAGGGCGGGAAGCTCCTCTTGGTGACGAACTTGCCATTGCGCGATCGGCTGAACCGAAGGTAGCTATCGAGCAGATTAACGACTGGGAAGGCTCTGCCTATCGGTATTGCAACGAATTTCTTGTTGATTCAGATACGCTCGATAAAAATGAAGCGCTGGACTTTCTTGCCACGATGGGCGACTGTGAACTGTGCGTAGGGGACAACCCGAAGTTCAAGGTTCACGTTCATTCGAATCATCCTGACCAAGTTCTTGCCTACTTCCTTGAACGTGGTCAAATTTTTGAGGTCTTTATTCATAATATGCAGCTTCAAGCAGCTGATCGCACGGCGAAACTTGCCGAAGAGCAGCAACGCGAACACAAACCGCTTGGCTTTGTCGCGGTGGCAGCTGGCGCAGGCAACGCGCGAATTCTTGAGTCGCTTGGTGTTGATTACGTCGTATCCGGTGGGCAGACGATGAATCCTTCAACGAAGGATTTGCTTGATGCAGTAAATTCTGTCAATGCCGATGCGGTTATTGTTTTGCCGAACAACAAGAACATTATCATGGCAGCTCAAAGTTGTGCTGAGGTTTCCAATATCCCGTGTGAAGTGGTACCGACAACAAGTGTACCCCAAGCATTTTCTGCGCTTATTGCCTGCAACCCAACCGGCGGTCTTGAAGAAAACGTTCGTGTGATGACTGATGCGCTTGCCGACGTTCGAACGGGCGAAGTAACAACTGCTATCAAAGACGCCAAGGATGCTCACGGTAACCCCATTAAGGCAGGCGATGTTATCGGTATTGCTGATGGCTCCATCGAGGCAGTTGCGCAGACGGTAGACGATGCGGTTGAGGCATTGCTTGAGCATCTTGAAGCCGACGAGTATGACACGCTCACTATTCTTGCGGGTGACGAAATGACCGATGATGCATTTAACGCGCTTGTTGAATCCATTGAGTCGACCTATGACGATCTGGAAGTTGATGCGCATCGAGGTGATCAGCCTCTCTATCCAATCGTGTTTTCTCTAGAATAGTTCCGTCCAGCCAGCAGGGAAGGTGTATGGGCGTAGATAAACACACAACGCAACGAAAGGCGGCGCGAGCTTTGGCTTCCAGCCGCCTTTCTGCTGTGCTTGCCTTTGATGGACCGGTTTCTCAGGTAAAAGGAGTATCGGCTGGCCGCGCGTCGGTGCTTGCTTCCTGGGGTGTACGTACCGTACGTGATTTAATCGATCGGTTTCCACACCGCTATCTCGATATGAGTGAACGCACAACAATAGCAGCTGCCACGATTGGTCAGTCGTGCACAGTGGCTGGATGGATTCACGAGATAAAACTGAAGCGTCCCAAACCACGTCTTGATTTGGTTGAAATCACCCTGCGCGATGCAACGGGTACCCTTTTGGTTACCTGCTTTCGGCAGCCATGGCTTGCCGATCGGCTTCATGAGGGCGATACCGTTGCTCTCTCAGGTAAAATAGAGTTTTCTTACGGCTTTAAGCGCATGACAAATCCCTATCTTGAAGTGGTTGAGGGCTCGCTTGATGCGGTTGAAGGCATTATTATTCCTATCCATCCTGCTGGTGGTAAGCTGACTGCGGCATGGGTCCGTCGGCTTGTCTCATCGGCGCTCTCGCTTTGCGCTGGCCTTGACGATCCGCTGCCTCTTGATTTGCGCGTACAGTATCGACTTATGAGCCGCCAGACTGCTCTTCAATGCATTCATTTTCCCCATACTATGGATGAAGCGCGCTTGGCTCGGCGTCGTTTGGCGTATGAGGAAGTATTTCTGCTTGAGCTCAATCTGATGATAAGCCAGCGTGCTGAAGCACAAGGAGCATCTCCTATAGCGCATCGCATTGACGGTCCGGCTGTTCGTGCGCTGGCAAAAGCGCTTCCTTTTACCCTGACTGAAGAACAGATGGTTGCTCGTGATGAAATTCTTCATCGCATGGCAGCACCCACAAGTGCGAGTCATATGCTGCTTGGCGACGTCGGAACCGGTAAGACCGCTGTTGCACTCTTTGCCTTGGCTGCTGCTACCGATTCTGGCAACCAGGCACTTATGATGGCGCCAACCGAAGTATTAGCGGCACAGCACGCCGCGAGTGCTGGTTCCTTGCTTGATGCAGCAGGCGTTTCATGGGCGCTTCTGACCGCTTCGACTCCTACCGATGAGCGTGCGTGCATTCGAGAAGGTTTATCAAACGGTTCGCTTACCGTTCTGTTTGGAACACATGCGCTGCTGGAACCCGATATTGCACCACGTTCCTGTTCGCTTGTGGTGATTGACGAACAGCAGCGTTTTGGGGTGGAGCAGCGCCGTACTTTACGGGAAAAGGGCCCCGGCTGTGACTACCTTACCTTAACTGCCACACCCATCCCGCGTACGCTTGCTCTGGCACTTTATGGTGGCATGACGCTTTCCTACCTCACAAAGCGCCCGCGCAACCGCGCTGGAACAACCACGCGGGTGCTTGTTCATTCACGCCGGGGTGAAGCGTACGAAATTGCACGTGATGCGCTTGATGCGGGTCACCAGGTATTTGTTGTGTGTCCGCTTATTGGCAAGCCCGCTTCAGACGCGCAGACCAAGCATACGCGTGAGGCTGCTGCCGACGAAGAAGAGGGATATGCGTACGCGCGTATTGCTATTGAAGATGAAGGCGACCTGCATGATGACGATATTCATGCTGCGCGTGAAGAAGCTCGCTTTCTCCAAGAGAAAATATTTTGCGGCTATAGCGTTGGTGTGTTGCATGGCCGTATGCCCGCCACGGAAAAGCGCGCTTCAATGGAGCGTTTTGCTGCAGGTGAAGTCGATGTGCTGGTAGCAACAACGGTTATCGAAGTTGGTATCGATGTGCCGAATGCGACGGTAATGATTGTTGAGGATGCGGATCGGTTTGGCTTATCGCAGCTCCATCAGCTACGAGGTCGCGTTGGTCGTGGCGATGTTCCGGGGGAAGTCTGCCTGATATCTTCGACAAAAAATCCTGTTGCCCTTGAGCGTCTTGCGGCTATGGAGCGTACTGAAAATGGCTTTGAACTGGCAGAATTCGATCTGTCACTTCGTCGAGAAGGCGATATCTTAGGAAACCGCCAGCACGGAGCATCATCCTTGCGTCTGGTGAATGTCATACGCGATCGGGCGATTGTCGAGACGGCATATCGCGATGCGCGCACCCTTATTGAAGCTGACCCCGATTTGTCACAGCCCGACCACGCCGCACTGCGTCTTGAACTCTCTCGTACCTTTTCACCTCATGGGGAAGGGGTGTCTTGATCATGCGGGTGATTTCCGGAATATATCGTGGCCGACGTCTTGTAGCTCCTGCGGGTCGTGGCACGCGGCCGACAACCGATCGCGTGCGTGAATCGCTCATGAGCACCATCGCTTCGGCACGTGGGGGCTGGGACGACGCAATCGTTCTCGATGCTTTTGCTGGCAGTGGCGCGCTTGCGATTGAAGCGCTTTCGCGCGGTGCGCGATGGGCATGCCTGTGTGAACAAGATCGTGCAGCATTGCAGGCGATCAAGGAAAATACGGCGTTTATTACCGATGATTCGTTTCAGATTGTGCGGGGCGATGTGCTCGGTCGCATTGTTGTTCATCCGCCAACACCCTATGATATTGTCTTTCTTGACCCGCCGTATGCGCTTGATGCGCGCTTACTTGCTACTTTGTTACAGCGTTTAGAAGCGGCCGAGCAATTGGCAGATGATGCTCTTATCGCCTATGAGCATGATGCTGGGCGCTCTTACGCTGAACTTACGCGCCTTGAGACACTTTCGCTAGCTACTTCAAAGGTGTATGGAGACACCGTTGTTGACTTATTCAGGAGGACCATATGAGTACGCCATCAGTGCGTCCCGAACGACGCGCTCTTGTTCCCGGGACGTTTGACCCTATTACTGAAGGACATCTCGACATCATTCGCCGCGCGGCGCAGATATTTGACGAGGTGCTTGTTGCCGTCGCCGCTTCGCCTGCAAAGGGTGGCCATGGGCGCTTATTTACGCTTGAGGAGCGGGTGTCGTTAGTGCGTACGTCAACCGCTGATATCAGTAATGTTCGCGTTGAGCCGTTTAGCGAACTTCTTGTTGAATTTGCGCGTCGGATGCAGGCTGATGTCGTGGTGAAGGGGTTGCGTGCTATCACCGACTTTGAATACGAGTTTCAGATGACGGCGATGAACTATGAAATTGAACGCAATATCGAAACAGTGTTTATCATGTCACCGCCGCAATATATGTACCTTTCATCGTCCATCGTTCGTGAAATTGCGAGCCTCAATGGCCCCTTTGAGCAGTTTGTTTCGCCTTGCGTGTATGAAGCGCTGTGTGAAAAATATCATCTTGATCGTACCGATTGTAAGTAGTTAATTTTCCTTTATATCAAATGATCTATTGCTCCTTTCAGGACTAGCAGCCTTTCTAAATATGGGAAACTATTCTAAAAATAACGCTTCTAAAAGAGGTAATTACCTCTCTTGACATCTATATGTTATTGAACAATTACTATGTTAGTGACTAACATAGTAATACGTGTAAAGAGACAGTGACTATGGGTACAAGGTCTAATAACAGCCAAATCGTGTCAGAGGTGTCGAATGCCTTTACAGTGCAACAGTCATGGCGCGCTTTGGGTGGACTGTGTCTTGGCATGTTTGTTTGTTTCGCTAATACGACAGCTTTTAATATTGCCCTACCCACAATCTCTGTTTCTTTGGCAGCCGGTCAGGCAGAACAGCAGTGGATGGTTTCGTCGTATAACTTGATTTTTGCAGCGTTCATGCTGATATCGGGGTCATTAGGCGACAGGTGGGGCGCCAAGCGGACGCTTCTGTTAGGTACTGGAGCGTCTATCGCTGCGTCCTTCATAGGGATTTTTGCGTCCAACTCTATAACGACCATCATTGCGCGAGGACTCATGGGCCTAGGGGCGGGATTTTATGTGCCTATGGGACCTGCCATCATAAAACATCTTTTCGCATCAGATAAGCAGATGCGTGCTCTTACGCTGGGAGCTATCGCGATGACTCTTGGCGCACCGTTCGGTTTGATTCTTGGTGGCCTACTCATACATTTTGCTGATTGGCGATCTATTTTTGTCTTCGATTTCGTGGCCTTTATCGGCATTACGTTGCTTAATGCTCTATTGTTGCCACATTCTGGTCAACTGTCTTGCAGAAGAAAGACACGCTTCGTTCGATTGCCCTTTGCATCGGTGTTTTTTGCGCTTGTCGGACTTTCTTTACTTTCGGCGGGTCTTATTAATGCACAGGTTTCACTGTCTACCCCTGATTCGTGGGGTTTAGTACTGGCGGGATTACTTGCGACAGTCTTATTCGTGTATCACGATACGCATTCCTTAAACCCCCTTGCTGAACTCGACTTGTTGCGCACCCCTTCGTTTTTAGCTTCGTTGGTGGCGTTATTTGCTCTTAACTTGGCGATAGCGGGCATATTGTTTGTGCTGCCGACGTATGCTGAAACAGCACTTGAAAATAAGCGCTGTTGGGTGCGATTATGTTTATGCCCATGGTTGGTGCTGCTATAGCGGGATCCGTTATAGTCAAGCATCTTGCCGATCGGGTAGGAAAAAGAGGGGCGTGTATCGGGAGTCTCATCTGCATTGCTCTTGGTTTGGTTGGTATGGCTCTGTCAACAATAGGAGCAAGCTATCCTGTTTTGATTGCGGGTCAATGTATTTGTGGCTTGGGTATGGGCATGGGGTTACCCGTCATGCAAAGTTGGGGTATTGAACACGTGTCAGAACAGCAAGCTGGTGGAGCTGCTGCCCTTATTTCTACCTTTCAGCAGATTGGATGCCTTGTGGGGATTAGCGCGCTCGGTTCGCTGGTTGGATCATTGTATGTAACAGCCTGCAGGGGGAGTGCAGCAGAGGGATTTGCGTCTATCGCTTTGGCCTTTGAAGCAGCTAATCAAGACGCAACGCACGCGCAAGCAATCCGTGATGCGGCCAGTGGTGCGTATGCCCATGCTATTCTAATAACATTCTGCATCACTGCTAGTGCACTTCTTTTACTAGCAGCATGCATTGCACTTGTATCGAGAGCAAAGCGAGAAGAAGACCATGTGAGAAGTCGAGCAAGCTGATACGCACGACACTGCAGCACACGGGATGCTGGCGCGGGCAGATTGGCAGGCGCAGCGCCTTCGTTCTACCCGCTCACCTGCGGGCTGAAACTCATTTCTGAGCATGGGTACGATACAACGACGGCTCAGGATATTGTTCAAGCTGTCGGGGTTTCCACCATGACGTTCTTTCGCCACTTTCTTTCTAAGGAAGATGTTGTTTTGGGAATGTCGCCTGATAGCAATGCTATTATAGCTGCTGCAGAGGCGCTCAAAAGTTCAAGTAAAGACCTTTACCCTGTGAAATTGCCCATGCTGTTTTACAGGTGGCTATAGAAAAACCTGATTCTGAAGGGCTGTCTGACATCGCTCTTCGACTTGTCGTTGTGCACAAAAATCCTACGCTTCTGAAAGCCTTGTACGCTCGTATTTCTCGTTGGACAGATATCGTGAAAACACTTTTCCCGATTCATTGCGCGCAGCTAATGCTAGTGAGTTTTCGATGCGTTTGATGGCATCTGCTATAGTAATGTACTGGGTTGAGGTTATGTGTGAATGGTCTCGACAGGGTGGGATTAACGCTGATAGGCAACTCTTACAGACACTCGCCAATGAAGCTGATACACAAATGATGGACCTGTATTGAGGTTGATACACAAACGATGGCCCGGTATACAGCTCTTATCCATTAAAATAAACATTTGGCAGGGGAATATTGTGCGCTGATAGTGAACAGCTCGCTTGCCATTTTGCACGCGTTTGCGCGCATGGTAGAATGACACGGCTATTTGAGTGTATCGAAACTAACGCAGTTGTAATGCAGCATCTGGAAGGAACAACATGGACGAAACAGGAGTCTTGGGTCTGCTCGAGGAGCTTTCCATTCTATTGGAGGATGCCAAGCCCGTTTTCGGTAAGGGCAATTTGCGGCAGGTGGATGTAGCCGCTGCATTCGAGATTATTGATGACATCCGCGACTCATTCCCGAGTGAATTTGCTCAGTCACGCCAGATCGTCCGTGAGCGCCAGAGCTTGCTTGACGATGCCGAAGCTGAGGCTGACCGCATGATCGAAGATGCGCGCAGCCAGGCACTGACCATCGCAAGCGAACAGGAAATCGTTCGGATTTCTCAACAGCAGGCCGACCAGATTATGGCTGACGCCCGCGAACTTGAGCGTGAAACCCGCGCCGGTGCAGAAGATTACGCTGATGAAGTTTTCGGTCACGTTGAACAGAGCCTCGACACGCTGCTTGGCAACGTGCGTCGCTGCCGTGAGCGTCTTAATTCCAGTTCGCTTGGCACCACTGCTCGGTAGGTCGAGCTAGGGTTTTCTTGCCGGCATATATCGAAATACCACGAGA
This genomic interval from Cryptobacterium curtum DSM 15641 contains the following:
- the ftsX gene encoding permease-like cell division protein FtsX, which produces MSSFAYFFSESLKGFARNLSTALGSIVTIFLSLLIIGIFLIGGFIVDNIVKSVEDKVSVTAYISDDASQEDIDAVESYIRGLDGVAKVGFTTKDQALENFKNSMTGNPEIVEQLDGQNPLPASIDVELSEAQQVETVASQIESNATFKKIADNADDPSDSLKYGQKTVEKLFTVTNYIRYVGMALVALLIFIAFVFINNTIRLSILARRKEIAIMRLVGASNNFIRGPFLMEGALHAIIGAGFAMLVMEVLHRVAMPQMQSALPWLPVSVPESSFLMIYLTLLVSGLLIGLLGSTLAMRRYLKV
- a CDS encoding S41 family peptidase — protein: MLRKTRDSASYSEKHNLRLIKFMVSLLCIVLAFVGGFILRGNDAVLDRLGMRNTSGSGDLNPGMTVSGNTYDSLSARVAEIQGILNKESVDSYDLDATTSNVLNALTSSTNDSFVHYYDATHYATYLKDVSANYAGVGILFSERKGKAFAVDVFNGSEAESVGVQEGDYVVSIDGDRGTDGVWTAAEATKAVTREAGSSVVITFRRPSSPDADGGSEYTVTLSCTRYDEPNVTTELIDSVGYIKLTQITQNSDSLVLDAITDLADSGAQSYVFDIRDNPGGYLTQAVDLASLFVKSGIAVQINTKSAQTNRTVTGNTATDAPLVLLVNRNTAGTAEVLAGALQDNKRATLIGVQSMGKGSVQSVKELSFGGALRYTSAYYLTPLGYTIDKVGIAPDVQVQPGDDDSVDTQKNLAVETAQSLVRE
- a CDS encoding M20/M25/M40 family metallo-hydrolase gives rise to the protein MNEEQLSFLETMVATPSVTGCEHLVASLVRERLADVADEIDTDVMGSVHARVRGTGVPNDAALSAQTDGGASGEEAAGVTNEAETAGVTNETAAATASDEVTAATASDEAAPRVPSVLIAAHMDEIGLMVNYISDEGFLSVKPVGGVDAGLLPGLRVDVHTDEGALRGVVGRQPIHLVPADERKQVAPFEKLVIDLGMPADMVKQRVQIGDTVTYGVGFERFGDGMAVSRAFDDKAGVFIGIGVACELARGPRAAADFILAATVQEEIGLRGGLTSAYSVDADVCLAFDVTHATDYPGIDKAKHGNIVCGGGPVIARGPNINPVVFNRLVAAAQAEGIDYQIEAEPGVTGTDAGEMQIQRGGKACGLVSLPLRYMHTPTEVINLSDVDGCIKLLARFIRDLDADVSFVPGM
- the smpB gene encoding SsrA-binding protein SmpB, translated to MAREEKLIARNRSARHEYEVLSTYECGIQLAGTEVCSLRENNAQLTDCFALVRRGEVWLMNLHIAPYSHGNLANRDPDRNRKLLLHRNEIRTLQEQTRERGRALIPLKMYFAKNGLVKVELAVCRGKKLYDKRQDLRRRDAAREVERTLKERSRY
- the rpmB gene encoding 50S ribosomal protein L28, which encodes MSKVCEVCGKTPVAGRNVSHSHRVTNRMFHPNVQRVTIKDDKGRVRKANVCTKCLKAGKVERA
- a CDS encoding Asp23/Gls24 family envelope stress response protein, whose product is MAESITGDLHVANDVLADLVGNAALSCYGVVGMAAPTAADGIAKILPASRLRRGVVVDTSQAGVHVDLYVVIEYGTNINTVSQNLIEAVTFALTNYAQVPLAGVDVHVQGVKVRK
- a CDS encoding DAK2 domain-containing protein, yielding MAETYTTNDILNAIAAASKALGERKDEVNRLNVFPVPDGDTGTNMSLTVKMVVDNLAALPIGASGADIRRAITTGALMGARGNSGVITSQILRGLCEGAAECEAFDVPSIDHAFDTASTTAFQAVRKPVEGTILTVLKDTAAAAHRANKKKMPLEEALSFIVSEAYASVQRTPDLLAVLKENNVVDAGGFGLAILIDSFVAALTGREAPLGDELAIARSAEPKVAIEQINDWEGSAYRYCNEFLVDSDTLDKNEALDFLATMGDCELCVGDNPKFKVHVHSNHPDQVLAYFLERGQIFEVFIHNMQLQAADRTAKLAEEQQREHKPLGFVAVAAGAGNARILESLGVDYVVSGGQTMNPSTKDLLDAVNSVNADAVIVLPNNKNIIMAAQSCAEVSNIPCEVVPTTSVPQAFSALIACNPTGGLEENVRVMTDALADVRTGEVTTAIKDAKDAHGNPIKAGDVIGIADGSIEAVAQTVDDAVEALLEHLEADEYDTLTILAGDEMTDDAFNALVESIESTYDDLEVDAHRGDQPLYPIVFSLE